The following proteins come from a genomic window of Methanobacterium formicicum:
- a CDS encoding amino acid permease, which translates to MAYLKRELGLFDVVNLVIGTIVGADIYIAAAFGAGYLGPSSIFAWLLAGLMAITIALCFAECSSLLPRVGGPYAYAKEAFGDFAGFMAGWALLIASWSAIAVFPLAFVSYLLYFYPTMPQWLQVIVKILFILILTLINYYGVKEAGRLNDVLTILKLAPILLFTLFGIVYFLFNPGLFLSNFTPLVPLGWGGMGSALVLIFWAYVGFELVTVPSDEIKDAKKTIPKAIILGMGVIIIFYLVTNLVILGAVPWMELSTSSAPLSLAGSALLGGFGAILLTVGALFSISGSDEAGILSSARIPYAMAGDGLLPGFFARVHPEYGTPYVALALQGIFTGVASILGSISQLIILSVFTLLFCYLITSLAVFPLKKKYDGGINLPWLIPVLGVVISLYMMTQCKFNEILTGVLIIVLGIPIYVKYSPGEEIKSVKREIELGRGIFARWIRAPDRFLVHFLRRLAVLIRKIRLWVS; encoded by the coding sequence ATGGCTTATCTGAAAAGGGAACTCGGACTTTTTGATGTGGTCAACTTGGTAATTGGAACCATTGTGGGGGCTGATATCTACATTGCCGCTGCCTTCGGTGCCGGTTACCTGGGACCCTCCTCCATATTCGCTTGGTTACTTGCTGGTTTAATGGCCATTACCATTGCTCTGTGTTTTGCCGAGTGTTCTTCACTTTTACCGCGGGTTGGTGGTCCTTATGCCTATGCTAAGGAAGCATTCGGAGATTTTGCCGGTTTCATGGCTGGTTGGGCGCTGTTAATAGCATCCTGGAGTGCCATAGCAGTTTTTCCCCTGGCTTTCGTTTCGTATCTTTTATATTTTTATCCAACCATGCCTCAGTGGTTGCAGGTAATAGTAAAAATCCTTTTTATCCTGATTTTGACCTTGATAAATTATTATGGGGTTAAAGAGGCTGGTAGGTTAAATGATGTTTTGACCATTCTCAAACTGGCCCCTATCCTCCTTTTCACCCTCTTTGGGATAGTGTACTTCCTGTTCAACCCGGGATTGTTTCTATCTAACTTCACGCCCCTGGTACCACTGGGCTGGGGAGGGATGGGAAGTGCTCTAGTACTGATATTCTGGGCCTATGTGGGTTTTGAACTGGTTACTGTGCCCTCTGATGAAATTAAAGATGCTAAAAAGACCATTCCTAAGGCCATAATCCTGGGGATGGGAGTGATCATTATATTCTACCTGGTCACCAATCTGGTTATTCTGGGGGCCGTGCCCTGGATGGAGCTCAGTACTAGCAGTGCACCCCTATCTCTGGCGGGGAGTGCACTTTTAGGAGGATTTGGTGCGATATTGTTGACAGTAGGGGCATTATTTTCAATTTCAGGCTCAGATGAAGCAGGAATATTATCATCTGCCCGCATACCCTATGCCATGGCAGGAGATGGGCTTTTACCCGGATTTTTTGCCAGAGTGCATCCCGAGTACGGGACCCCCTACGTTGCCCTGGCATTACAGGGTATTTTTACCGGGGTTGCTTCCATATTGGGGAGTATCAGCCAGCTTATCATATTATCGGTTTTCACCCTTCTATTCTGCTACCTCATAACCAGTTTGGCGGTGTTCCCTCTCAAAAAGAAGTACGATGGCGGTATCAATCTGCCCTGGTTGATTCCGGTGTTGGGCGTGGTTATATCACTTTACATGATGACCCAATGTAAATTCAACGAAATATTAACTGGAGTTCTGATTATAGTCTTGGGAATTCCAATTTATGTGAAATACTCCCCGGGAGAAGAGATAAAATCAGTTAAAAGGGAAATTGAACTGGGAAGGGGAATTTTCGCCCGGTGGATACGGGCACCGGACAGATTTCTGGTACACTTTTTAAGGAGACTGGCGGTTTTAATCCGGAAAATCAGGTTATGGGTCAGTTAA
- the gntC gene encoding guanitoxin biosynthesis PLP-dependent (S)-gamma-hydroxy-L-arginine cyclodehydratase GntC, with the protein MKPVKRVQSIDLSGIRKMFDMVGENSINLALGEPDFDTPQYIRDAVKDALDEGFTHYTGNTGIPELREAITNKLQRENHIETSPEQVIVTVGASGALYSSINALVEEKDEVIIPDPGFVAYDACVKLSGGRSIPAPLRDENEFQMKAEDVLELVTPHTKAIVINSPGNPTGAVMEKEDVKGLADIAHDHDLMIISDEIYDQIIYEKKHYSPARYCDKVITINGFSKTYAMTGFRIGYLAAPSEVMEDILKIHQYSVTCATSISQKAALAALQGPQDSVKVMRDEFKRRRDLVVGRLRSMGIDCHQPHGAFYVFPSAENPEKLVEEALKKDVVLVPGSSFGKYGEGHFRISYAASYQDLEKSMDQLESLHW; encoded by the coding sequence ATGAAACCTGTAAAAAGAGTTCAATCCATTGATCTATCTGGAATCCGTAAAATGTTCGATATGGTGGGGGAAAATTCCATCAACCTGGCACTGGGTGAGCCCGACTTTGACACTCCCCAGTACATCCGCGACGCAGTAAAAGATGCCCTGGATGAAGGTTTCACCCACTACACGGGTAACACCGGAATACCGGAACTCCGGGAAGCCATAACCAATAAGTTACAAAGGGAAAACCACATTGAAACCTCCCCGGAACAGGTCATAGTAACGGTGGGGGCCAGCGGGGCACTTTATTCCAGTATCAACGCCCTGGTAGAAGAGAAGGATGAAGTCATAATCCCAGATCCGGGTTTTGTGGCTTACGATGCCTGTGTGAAACTCAGTGGAGGCCGATCCATACCGGCACCCCTCAGGGATGAAAATGAGTTCCAGATGAAGGCCGAAGATGTGCTGGAACTGGTAACCCCCCACACAAAGGCCATTGTAATAAATTCTCCCGGCAACCCCACAGGGGCGGTGATGGAGAAGGAAGATGTGAAGGGACTGGCTGATATTGCCCATGATCATGACCTTATGATTATCTCTGACGAGATCTACGACCAGATCATCTATGAAAAGAAGCATTACAGTCCGGCACGTTACTGTGATAAGGTTATAACCATTAATGGATTTTCCAAGACCTATGCCATGACTGGTTTCCGTATTGGATACCTGGCAGCACCCTCAGAAGTTATGGAAGATATTTTAAAAATACACCAGTACAGTGTTACCTGTGCCACTTCCATCTCCCAAAAAGCAGCACTGGCTGCATTGCAGGGACCCCAGGACAGTGTCAAAGTAATGCGTGATGAATTCAAAAGGCGCAGAGATCTGGTGGTTGGCCGGCTGCGCAGTATGGGAATAGACTGCCATCAACCCCACGGAGCATTTTACGTGTTCCCCTCGGCGGAAAACCCAGAAAAATTAGTGGAAGAGGCCCTGAAAAAGGACGTGGTTCTGGTTCCTGGTTCTTCCTTTGGTAAGTACGGGGAGGGACACTTCCGAATATCTTACGCTGCCTCCTACCAGGATCTGGAAAAATCCATGGACCAACTGGAGTCTTTGCACTGGTAA
- a CDS encoding cation-translocating P-type ATPase codes for MVNELDIENIKGLEEGEVSQKIKEEGYNELPSSEKRSFFTIVLEVIREPMFLLLIGCGTIYLILGDLQEALMLLAFVFVIMGITFYQERKTERTLEALRDLSSPRALVIRDGKEKRIPGREVVTGDIIMLKEGDRVPADGVVLDCSNLLVNESLLTGESVPVRKVQCGGVMDMHPPGGDGLPSVYSGTLVVQGQGVAQVVSTGLNTEMGRIGKRLQTLETEDTSLQKETRTLVRNMALIGVALCAAVVVIYGITRMDWLNGFLAGITLAMAILPEEFPVVLTIFLALGAWRISRKNVLTRRSHAIQALGSTTVLCVDKTGTLTLNQMSVDMIMNGDDFYQVTRGTDHLPESFHELVEFSILASQRDPFDPMEKSLKEFGNDTLQETEHLHEDWKLIREYPLSQELLAMSHVWQSPDGEDYIIAAKGAPEAVADLCHMESAELEQLSRNISHMASEGLRIIGVARARFKKTDLPGKQHDFNFQFLGLVGFLDPVREEVPQAVEECYQAGIRVVMITGDYPGTARNIAQKIGLKDPERIITGDQLNEMDDEPLKEQVKDVDIFARMVPEMKLRLVEAFKSNGETVAMTGDGVNDAPALKSAQIGISMGGRGTDVAREASSLVLLQDDFSSIVSSVKMGRRIYDNLKKATAYIFAVHVPIIGMSFLPVLFQWPLVLFPVQIVFLELIIDPACSIVFEAEKAEANAMKRPPRSSSETLFNRQNIGMSILQGIVVLVVVLAVYLVGLNLQGESSARTLSYITLIFANLALILTNRSWSRTIIQTLRTPNSALWWVLGGAVLFLAAVLYFPPLQQLFKFCPLNLWEILGCFLAGMLSVIWFEGLKWFKNRPKDNLEPSR; via the coding sequence TTGGTAAATGAACTGGATATAGAGAACATCAAGGGCCTGGAAGAAGGGGAAGTATCACAGAAAATAAAAGAGGAAGGGTACAATGAACTTCCCTCCTCAGAAAAGAGGTCTTTTTTTACCATAGTCCTAGAAGTAATCCGGGAACCCATGTTTCTCCTCCTGATTGGCTGTGGCACCATTTACCTTATTTTAGGAGACCTTCAGGAAGCATTAATGCTTCTGGCCTTCGTTTTTGTGATAATGGGCATAACATTTTACCAGGAAAGGAAAACTGAACGCACCCTGGAAGCACTGCGGGATCTTTCCAGTCCCCGTGCCCTGGTTATAAGGGATGGTAAAGAAAAACGGATACCGGGAAGGGAAGTGGTCACCGGTGACATCATAATGCTCAAGGAGGGTGACCGGGTACCCGCAGATGGCGTGGTCCTGGACTGCAGTAACTTACTCGTAAACGAGTCCCTGCTCACCGGCGAATCTGTGCCCGTAAGGAAGGTGCAGTGCGGCGGAGTGATGGATATGCATCCCCCCGGTGGGGACGGATTACCCTCAGTCTACTCTGGAACCCTGGTGGTGCAGGGCCAGGGCGTGGCCCAGGTGGTGTCCACTGGCCTTAATACCGAAATGGGACGAATTGGAAAACGCTTGCAGACCCTGGAGACTGAGGATACCAGCCTGCAGAAGGAAACCAGGACTCTGGTACGTAACATGGCCCTGATTGGTGTGGCCCTGTGTGCCGCAGTGGTGGTAATCTATGGAATCACCAGAATGGACTGGCTCAACGGATTTTTGGCTGGTATAACCCTGGCCATGGCTATACTCCCCGAAGAGTTCCCGGTGGTTCTCACCATCTTTCTGGCCCTGGGTGCCTGGAGAATAAGCAGGAAAAACGTGCTCACCAGACGCTCCCATGCTATTCAGGCCCTGGGATCAACCACAGTACTCTGTGTGGATAAAACCGGCACACTCACCCTTAACCAGATGTCGGTGGATATGATTATGAATGGTGATGATTTTTACCAGGTTACCCGTGGTACAGACCACCTACCCGAGTCCTTCCACGAACTGGTGGAATTCAGTATACTGGCCAGTCAACGGGACCCCTTTGATCCCATGGAGAAATCCCTTAAGGAATTTGGTAACGACACACTACAGGAAACTGAACACCTCCATGAGGACTGGAAGCTCATCCGCGAATATCCCCTGTCCCAGGAATTACTGGCCATGTCCCATGTGTGGCAATCCCCGGATGGTGAAGATTACATTATTGCGGCTAAAGGAGCACCGGAGGCTGTAGCTGATCTTTGCCACATGGAATCTGCGGAACTGGAACAGTTATCCCGTAACATATCCCATATGGCCAGTGAAGGGTTGAGGATAATAGGGGTGGCCCGGGCACGGTTTAAAAAGACAGATCTCCCAGGTAAACAGCACGACTTTAACTTCCAGTTCCTGGGACTGGTGGGATTCCTGGACCCAGTTCGTGAGGAAGTGCCCCAGGCAGTAGAGGAGTGTTACCAGGCTGGTATCCGGGTGGTCATGATCACCGGAGACTATCCTGGCACCGCCCGCAACATAGCCCAGAAAATAGGCCTTAAAGACCCGGAAAGGATTATAACGGGCGATCAGTTGAATGAGATGGATGATGAGCCCCTTAAAGAACAGGTGAAGGATGTTGACATCTTCGCCCGTATGGTGCCGGAGATGAAGCTGCGCCTGGTGGAGGCCTTTAAATCCAATGGGGAAACTGTGGCCATGACTGGAGATGGTGTCAATGATGCCCCGGCCCTTAAATCTGCTCAGATCGGTATCAGTATGGGTGGCCGTGGGACGGATGTGGCCCGTGAGGCATCTTCCCTGGTTTTACTGCAGGATGACTTTTCATCCATTGTATCCAGTGTGAAAATGGGACGCCGTATCTACGACAACCTGAAGAAGGCCACGGCCTACATCTTCGCGGTGCATGTTCCCATTATTGGAATGTCCTTCCTACCGGTACTTTTCCAGTGGCCCCTGGTACTATTCCCAGTGCAGATCGTGTTCCTGGAGCTCATTATTGACCCTGCCTGTTCAATAGTCTTTGAAGCGGAAAAAGCAGAAGCTAACGCCATGAAACGTCCCCCACGCAGTTCATCGGAAACCCTTTTCAACCGGCAGAACATTGGTATGAGTATTCTCCAGGGGATCGTGGTTTTAGTGGTTGTTCTGGCCGTTTACCTGGTGGGCCTTAACCTGCAGGGGGAGTCCAGTGCCCGGACACTGAGTTACATCACCTTGATCTTCGCCAACCTGGCCCTGATACTGACCAACCGTTCCTGGTCCCGTACCATAATCCAAACTCTCCGCACCCCTAACAGTGCCCTGTGGTGGGTTTTAGGAGGCGCAGTTTTGTTTTTAGCGGCGGTTCTGTACTTCCCCCCACTGCAGCAGCTATTCAAATTCTGCCCCCTCAATCTATGGGAAATTCTGGGCTGCTTCCTGGCCGGTATGCTGAGCGTGATATGGTTTGAGGGATTGAAATGGTTCAAAAACAGGCCAAAGGATAATCTAGAACCATCCAGATAG
- a CDS encoding 4Fe-4S binding protein, whose amino-acid sequence MKPVDSSLIKKEIDEECSRLRIPLVGFAPVERWEHPPEELPHDFSTWIPPEFWPQSIYPETRTVVVIGQSVPLPILETAPSIYYHELYNTVNTILDIKAYELSTFLTMKGHPSVFIPRDGYGDIEVLLEKPLTFFSHKHAAYLAGLGSFGFNNVLLTPDWGPRIRFTSIFTTLELEGNTIPGDDLCTHCLSCARNCPVDALEMEEKADFPPPMDKVSCATRSRRLRKEYRSPCGICIKVCPVGQDREIFKRGKTSMYTTRTGFEKYHQAWEHVRRYGSKKHIHYK is encoded by the coding sequence ATGAAACCGGTAGATTCCTCCCTTATAAAAAAGGAAATAGATGAAGAATGCTCCCGCCTGAGAATACCCCTGGTTGGCTTTGCACCGGTGGAAAGATGGGAACATCCTCCGGAAGAACTTCCCCATGACTTCTCCACCTGGATACCCCCGGAATTCTGGCCCCAGTCCATCTACCCGGAAACCAGGACCGTGGTGGTGATTGGGCAATCTGTACCACTACCCATTCTGGAGACTGCACCTTCCATCTATTATCATGAACTCTACAACACAGTAAACACCATCCTGGATATTAAGGCCTATGAATTATCAACCTTCCTGACCATGAAGGGGCACCCTTCGGTTTTCATCCCCCGGGATGGTTACGGGGATATTGAAGTTCTCCTGGAAAAACCCCTGACCTTTTTCTCCCATAAACACGCCGCCTATCTGGCGGGTTTGGGATCATTTGGATTTAACAACGTCCTTTTAACTCCCGATTGGGGGCCCAGGATCCGTTTCACCAGTATATTCACCACCCTGGAACTGGAAGGAAATACCATTCCCGGTGATGACCTGTGCACCCACTGCCTCTCTTGCGCCCGGAACTGCCCAGTAGATGCCCTCGAGATGGAGGAAAAGGCAGATTTCCCACCACCTATGGATAAGGTAAGCTGTGCCACCCGCAGCCGAAGACTGAGAAAAGAATACCGGTCCCCCTGCGGTATCTGTATCAAGGTCTGCCCGGTGGGCCAGGACCGGGAAATATTCAAAAGAGGGAAAACATCCATGTACACCACCCGGACTGGTTTTGAGAAGTACCACCAGGCCTGGGAGCATGTGCGCCGCTACGGAAGTAAAAAACATATTCACTACAAATGA
- a CDS encoding PLP-dependent aminotransferase family protein: MNYRFANRMNKIPRSFVREILKVTDDEDMISFAGGLPNPQSFPVEAIKDATSKVLTQDGDKVLQYSTTEGYHRLREYIAERYQGQGLEVGVEDILITNGSQQCLDLVGKVFLDREDGVIMERPTYLAAIQAFGLYEPEFHPVPLLDDGVDLHALETTLKEEDVKLFYTVSSFQNPTGITYSTSKRKKVAELMGEYNTILVEDNPYGEIRFMGEDIAPIKSYLPDSILFGTFSKIVSPGMRMGWIVAPPEIMEKLITAKQASDLHSNYFTQRVVYQYLQDNDVDRHIQSIRKLYKLQRDQMVQSIRKYLPAGVKHTSPEGGMFLWVTLPEGVSAMELFQLAIEENVAFVPGETFYTEDPEINTMRLNFSNSNVEEIAEGIKRLGKAIEKLQAN, encoded by the coding sequence ATGAATTACAGATTTGCTAATCGTATGAACAAGATACCAAGGTCTTTTGTAAGGGAGATCCTGAAGGTTACCGATGACGAGGACATGATTTCCTTTGCCGGCGGATTACCCAATCCCCAGTCATTCCCAGTTGAAGCCATAAAAGATGCCACTTCTAAGGTTTTAACTCAAGATGGGGACAAAGTTTTACAGTACAGTACCACCGAAGGATACCATCGGCTAAGGGAATACATAGCCGAAAGATATCAGGGCCAGGGACTGGAGGTGGGGGTGGAGGATATCCTCATAACCAATGGTTCCCAGCAGTGCCTGGATCTGGTGGGGAAGGTCTTCCTGGACCGTGAGGATGGAGTGATCATGGAACGACCCACTTACCTGGCAGCAATACAGGCCTTTGGACTGTATGAACCAGAATTCCACCCCGTACCCCTCCTAGATGATGGGGTGGACCTCCATGCCCTGGAGACCACACTGAAGGAGGAAGATGTTAAACTCTTCTACACGGTCAGCAGCTTCCAAAACCCCACAGGAATCACCTATTCCACCAGTAAAAGGAAAAAAGTGGCGGAATTAATGGGAGAATACAACACCATACTGGTTGAGGATAATCCCTACGGTGAGATAAGGTTCATGGGAGAAGACATAGCCCCTATTAAATCGTATTTGCCTGATTCAATTCTTTTCGGGACTTTCTCCAAGATCGTCTCCCCGGGGATGAGGATGGGCTGGATTGTGGCCCCCCCAGAGATCATGGAAAAGCTCATCACTGCCAAACAGGCCTCGGATCTCCACTCCAACTACTTCACCCAAAGGGTGGTTTACCAGTATCTGCAGGATAACGATGTGGATCGACATATACAGAGCATAAGAAAACTTTACAAGTTGCAAAGGGATCAGATGGTCCAGTCCATCAGGAAGTACCTCCCTGCGGGTGTTAAACACACCTCACCCGAGGGTGGGATGTTCCTGTGGGTCACTCTACCCGAAGGTGTGTCAGCCATGGAGCTTTTCCAGCTGGCCATTGAGGAAAATGTGGCCTTTGTACCGGGAGAAACATTCTACACTGAAGATCCGGAAATAAATACCATGAGGCTGAATTTTTCCAATTCTAATGTAGAAGAAATTGCGGAAGGAATTAAAAGGTTGGGAAAAGCCATTGAAAAATTACAGGCCAATTAA
- a CDS encoding methyltransferase family protein, producing MPTSTTKIITNSSLDRYGRRGIVVNFFFIILSLPVLMSSAGTVYWVNGWIYFILVLTYEIAYILILMKINPGLLNERGKFIKEGTKFFDKIYAASYLPLSYLILVIAGLDAVRYHWSTMPVWLTFLGLITILFAFYVSLKAISVNSYFECTVLIQKNQKVCQSGPYSVVRHPGYAAGIISIISTSLILGSWWSLIPSTLIAIILVIRTALEDRTLQNELAGYKEYTKTTRYRLLPLIW from the coding sequence ATGCCCACTTCTACCACAAAAATCATCACAAATTCCAGTTTAGACCGATACGGCCGAAGGGGCATAGTGGTGAATTTTTTCTTTATTATCCTTTCCTTACCAGTTCTCATGTCCTCAGCAGGCACAGTTTACTGGGTGAATGGATGGATCTATTTCATCCTTGTCCTGACTTATGAAATTGCCTATATTCTAATTTTAATGAAGATTAACCCCGGATTACTCAATGAACGTGGTAAATTCATTAAAGAAGGCACCAAATTCTTTGACAAAATCTATGCTGCTTCTTACTTGCCGTTAAGTTATTTGATCCTGGTCATTGCCGGGTTGGATGCCGTGCGTTATCACTGGTCAACCATGCCAGTATGGTTAACCTTCTTAGGTCTCATTACAATTTTATTTGCTTTTTACGTTTCTCTCAAGGCAATAAGTGTAAATTCCTACTTCGAATGCACCGTTCTAATCCAAAAAAACCAGAAAGTCTGCCAATCTGGCCCCTACAGTGTGGTTCGTCATCCCGGATATGCTGCGGGAATTATTTCCATTATATCCACATCCCTGATTCTTGGTTCATGGTGGAGTCTTATACCCAGTACTTTAATAGCCATTATATTGGTTATCCGTACAGCATTAGAGGATCGCACCCTACAAAATGAGTTAGCAGGATATAAAGAATACACTAAAACAACTCGCTACCGTTTACTTCCCTTAATCTGGTAA
- a CDS encoding DNA-3-methyladenine glycosylase family protein: protein MYQSTFNIKAQAPFDFDLSCRIFSNGDKSIKKYANNHFWQAVTVDEVTLLLYIESAGSVDDPELAVSVESEEELSPDILKSIPTTVHRIFNLGLDLKPFYEQVKSDDILSPITNRLYGLKNPSTPTLFEALVDSILEQQISLIAAHSIGNRFIKQFGSSVHLYGQDYYSYPSPEDLAHLDLEELRKCGMSSRKAEYIHDISLDIVHRDLDLEHIRKMSSTTEMIETLTSIRGVGLWTAEMSLLRGLGRLDAIPADDVGLQRIIGQYYHRDNVSQQDVQDIASSWGKWKGLASYYLIVAELMKIN from the coding sequence ATGTATCAGTCAACTTTCAATATTAAGGCTCAGGCACCTTTTGATTTTGATCTTAGTTGCAGGATTTTTTCCAATGGTGATAAAAGTATAAAAAAATATGCCAATAATCATTTCTGGCAGGCAGTTACCGTTGATGAGGTTACGCTGCTCCTTTATATTGAATCTGCAGGGTCGGTGGATGATCCGGAACTGGCAGTGAGTGTGGAATCAGAGGAAGAACTGTCTCCGGATATTCTTAAATCAATTCCTACAACTGTTCACCGGATTTTTAATCTGGGATTGGACCTGAAACCATTTTATGAACAGGTAAAATCCGATGATATTTTATCCCCCATTACAAACCGACTTTACGGTCTTAAAAATCCTTCCACTCCCACGCTCTTTGAGGCTCTGGTAGATTCCATTCTGGAACAGCAGATATCCTTGATTGCAGCCCACAGTATAGGGAACCGTTTCATAAAACAGTTTGGTTCGTCAGTTCATCTTTATGGCCAGGATTATTATTCCTATCCCTCTCCAGAAGACTTGGCTCATTTGGATCTGGAAGAACTCCGTAAATGCGGCATGAGCTCTAGAAAGGCGGAGTATATTCATGACATCTCATTGGACATAGTCCATAGGGATTTAGATTTAGAACATATCCGGAAAATGAGTAGTACCACTGAAATGATAGAAACACTGACCTCTATTAGGGGTGTTGGGCTGTGGACCGCTGAAATGTCCCTTTTACGTGGTTTGGGAAGATTAGATGCTATTCCTGCAGATGACGTGGGATTGCAACGGATTATAGGCCAGTATTATCATCGGGATAATGTATCCCAGCAGGATGTCCAAGATATTGCCAGTTCATGGGGGAAATGGAAGGGATTGGCCAGTTATTATTTGATTGTGGCTGAATTAATGAAGATAAATTAG
- a CDS encoding VOC family protein, translating to MELKYICPLITVEDLEKSRKFYEEIMTQEVEMDHGANVAFKGGFAIHDREHYQGLLGESSLVNTTTPKLFMELYFESEDLDEICQKLESVNVKFVHKIQEQPWGQRVMRFYDPDGYIIEVGEPLEFVVRRFASQGLSTGEIAERSSVPVEFVKMVLDQK from the coding sequence ATGGAGTTAAAATATATCTGTCCCCTGATCACCGTGGAAGACCTGGAAAAATCCCGAAAATTCTATGAAGAAATCATGACCCAGGAAGTGGAGATGGATCACGGGGCGAACGTGGCCTTTAAGGGTGGTTTTGCCATCCATGACCGGGAACATTACCAGGGGCTTTTGGGAGAATCTTCACTGGTAAACACCACTACCCCTAAACTGTTTATGGAGTTATACTTCGAATCTGAGGATCTGGATGAGATATGCCAAAAATTAGAGTCAGTTAATGTTAAATTCGTCCACAAGATCCAGGAACAGCCCTGGGGGCAGAGGGTTATGCGTTTTTATGACCCGGATGGTTACATCATTGAGGTGGGTGAACCCCTGGAATTTGTGGTGCGCAGATTTGCCAGTCAGGGCCTTTCCACCGGAGAGATAGCTGAACGTTCTTCTGTACCAGTGGAATTTGTTAAAATGGTTCTAGATCAAAAATAA
- a CDS encoding prenyltransferase, producing the protein MGNRGVRAIWLRKIGLILKLGRLPFLLFGFLCFSTGALLAVTLTTPFSVDRFLGGYAVLLLAHLSVSYTNDYWDFEVDHYNQPTLFAGGSGVLIQNPELRPFAKNFGIFLILLSLSLAVVFSYIYSSVTFLLIALLGNLLAWYYSAPPLKLSYRGLGEVATALSGFILPAAGYVAICGYLDLKIVLFTIPFVIFMTSFILSVEIPDMEGDGKGHKNTFIVKNGRKKGFIMIGLVGVMGTLSLLLLSLSSLFPQINFQLLTLLSLFPTLVGLYLLLRRTSKKEKAIHLVNINIPILVIFITLFNLYFLSGIIS; encoded by the coding sequence TTGGGGAATAGGGGGGTAAGGGCGATTTGGTTAAGAAAAATAGGTTTAATCCTTAAACTTGGGCGTTTACCGTTTCTTTTATTTGGTTTTCTCTGTTTTAGCACTGGAGCCCTGCTGGCAGTTACTTTAACCACACCATTTTCAGTGGATAGGTTCTTAGGGGGATACGCAGTTTTATTATTGGCCCATCTATCTGTTTCCTACACCAATGATTACTGGGATTTTGAGGTAGACCACTACAACCAGCCCACTCTTTTTGCCGGGGGAAGCGGCGTCTTAATTCAAAATCCGGAGCTCCGGCCTTTTGCCAAAAATTTTGGAATATTCTTAATCTTATTGTCCTTATCTCTGGCTGTGGTTTTTTCTTATATTTATTCCTCGGTAACATTCCTTTTAATTGCTCTTTTAGGAAATTTATTGGCCTGGTACTACTCAGCCCCACCATTGAAACTATCTTACCGGGGGTTAGGTGAAGTGGCAACGGCGTTAAGTGGATTTATCCTTCCGGCAGCGGGTTACGTGGCAATTTGCGGATATTTAGATTTAAAAATAGTTCTCTTTACTATACCCTTTGTTATTTTTATGACTAGCTTTATTCTAAGCGTGGAAATACCGGACATGGAAGGTGATGGGAAAGGCCATAAAAACACGTTTATAGTGAAAAACGGGAGAAAAAAGGGTTTTATAATGATAGGTCTGGTTGGAGTTATGGGTACCCTATCACTCCTGTTACTATCCCTTTCCAGTCTCTTCCCCCAGATCAACTTCCAGTTACTGACTTTGCTATCACTGTTCCCCACACTGGTAGGTTTATACCTTCTCCTCCGGCGTACCTCTAAAAAGGAAAAGGCAATTCACCTTGTAAATATAAACATCCCGATTCTGGTGATTTTCATAACTCTTTTTAATCTTTATTTCCTTTCAGGAATCATATCCTGA